A region of Acidisarcina sp. DNA encodes the following proteins:
- a CDS encoding PilZ domain-containing protein, with the protein MVSFKNWFQKLLTPDRRRAERHQSPQLVAFYWNGTPPLGHDVRDISSTGLYLKTEDRWYPGTLVTMTLQQTGTPVVGSEQAIAVDAKVVRFGEDGVGLAFVVAEKPTMPNKTDKKTLGKFLQHLQECKGQALIEYILLLPLLFLLVVNVVNFGGFFFAWITVANAARAGVNYGILGGASVGPVSTPSASMINSLITQDISSLLNRSSLVVSICQQNNGLITTLQGTCASVPADPEPGAYVLTTVDVTYTYRPFIPAGFQFPNLNIYATIPPTTVHRRAVMRSIQ; encoded by the coding sequence ATGGTGTCATTCAAGAATTGGTTTCAAAAACTTCTGACTCCAGACCGGCGCCGTGCCGAGCGACACCAGTCGCCACAGCTGGTTGCGTTCTATTGGAATGGCACACCCCCGTTGGGGCACGACGTTCGGGATATCAGTTCGACAGGACTCTATCTGAAGACGGAAGATCGCTGGTACCCAGGCACGCTGGTCACCATGACTCTGCAGCAAACCGGCACCCCCGTCGTCGGATCAGAACAAGCCATCGCCGTGGACGCGAAGGTTGTCCGATTTGGCGAGGATGGCGTAGGCCTCGCATTTGTCGTAGCGGAAAAACCAACGATGCCCAACAAAACGGATAAGAAAACTCTCGGCAAATTCCTTCAACATCTTCAGGAGTGCAAAGGCCAGGCCCTGATTGAATACATCCTCCTTCTGCCCTTGTTATTCCTGCTGGTCGTCAACGTGGTCAACTTTGGGGGATTCTTCTTCGCCTGGATTACCGTCGCAAACGCCGCGCGCGCGGGGGTGAATTACGGAATCCTCGGTGGCGCCTCGGTCGGCCCCGTGTCGACGCCAAGTGCAAGCATGATCAACAGCCTGATCACCCAGGACATCTCCTCTCTGCTGAATCGCTCCAGCCTTGTGGTGAGCATCTGCCAGCAGAACAATGGGTTGATCACCACGCTTCAGGGAACTTGCGCTTCGGTTCCTGCCGATCCAGAGCCCGGAGCCTATGTGCTGACTACCGTCGACGTGACCTATACCTATCGGCCCTTTATCCCGGCAGGATTTCAATTCCCCAACCTCAACATCTACGCGACCATACCGCCGACTACGGTTCACCGGCGGGCTGTGATGAGGTCGATCCAATGA
- a CDS encoding type II secretion system F family protein, which yields MALAFFAFLVVFLLIGSGGLLLFYREAMLQRIALVITPREKRGLLQNTIEHTSSSLRGVVEQAERILPKSQAEVSIMRQRLIRAGFRSDAAMRYFYGVKVLLPLALCLLVLITGIGHQSPLFAYAAALGFGFLAPDFWLGRQISSRQSRIRTGLADVLDLLVICIEAGLGLDQATARTTEELEQAHPDICDELTVVVLEQRAGRPRSDAWKNFADRTGVESVRNLVSVLAQSEQFGTSIAKTLRIHSETLRTQRRQRVEEQAAKTTVKLIFPLVFFIFPSLFLVTLGPALIIMSESFQKYLNH from the coding sequence ATGGCATTGGCGTTCTTCGCATTCTTAGTGGTCTTCCTGCTGATTGGGAGCGGTGGTCTGCTCCTTTTCTACCGGGAGGCAATGCTTCAGCGCATCGCCTTGGTGATCACACCGCGCGAGAAGCGAGGCCTGCTGCAGAACACCATTGAGCACACAAGTTCCTCGCTACGGGGCGTCGTCGAACAGGCCGAGCGCATTCTGCCGAAGAGCCAGGCAGAAGTCTCCATCATGCGACAACGTTTGATCCGTGCCGGCTTCCGCAGCGACGCGGCAATGAGATATTTCTATGGCGTCAAGGTATTGCTTCCTCTGGCTCTCTGCCTTTTGGTTCTCATCACTGGGATTGGGCACCAGAGCCCTCTGTTCGCCTATGCCGCAGCTCTCGGGTTCGGCTTTCTGGCACCGGATTTCTGGCTGGGCCGGCAGATTTCTAGCCGGCAATCGCGAATTCGAACCGGCCTGGCGGATGTCCTGGATCTGCTGGTGATCTGTATTGAGGCCGGGCTTGGTCTGGACCAGGCAACCGCGCGCACAACCGAAGAATTGGAGCAGGCTCACCCGGATATTTGCGATGAGCTAACCGTCGTTGTATTGGAGCAGCGCGCGGGACGCCCGCGTTCCGATGCCTGGAAAAACTTTGCGGACCGAACCGGCGTAGAAAGCGTACGCAATCTCGTGTCCGTCCTGGCTCAATCCGAGCAGTTCGGAACGAGCATCGCCAAAACGCTACGCATACATTCTGAGACCCTCAGAACCCAGCGCCGCCAGAGAGTGGAGGAGCAAGCCGCAAAGACCACGGTCAAGCTGATCTTTCCGTTGGTCTTTTTCATCTTCCCCTCGCTGTTTCTGGTCACCCTGGGTCCTGCGCTCATTATTATGTCCGAGTCGTTTCAGAAATATCTCAACCACTGA
- a CDS encoding DUF192 domain-containing protein, which produces MDRPTYCVYNQTRECFLGLKVAAADTIFARLRGLIGRLRLKFDEGIWVVPSRGVHTLGVLFPLDLIYLDKDHRVIHIIEYFPTFRIAPLRTQAASVLELPTHTIYSSQTQAGDQLVICRAEEIENRLKKSTVANLSGVTE; this is translated from the coding sequence ATGGATAGACCGACGTACTGCGTATATAACCAGACCCGCGAGTGTTTCCTCGGCCTGAAGGTTGCTGCTGCCGATACCATCTTCGCACGCCTTAGAGGGTTGATTGGACGGCTACGGCTCAAGTTCGATGAGGGCATCTGGGTGGTGCCGTCGCGTGGCGTCCACACCCTGGGAGTGTTATTCCCTCTGGATCTGATCTATCTGGACAAAGATCATCGAGTCATCCACATCATCGAGTACTTCCCTACATTTCGCATCGCTCCCTTGCGCACGCAGGCCGCCAGTGTATTGGAACTGCCGACGCACACAATCTATTCCTCACAGACTCAGGCCGGCGATCAGTTGGTGATCTGCAGAGCGGAGGAAATAGAGAATCGGTTAAAAAAAAGTACTGTGGCGAATCTTAGCGGCGTGACCGAGTGA
- a CDS encoding type II secretion system F family protein: protein MVLSLLLLAGGTSTTQQAKQTLAALESALATDTLNSRDQIVNVRKDELFSAVPWIHRWLLKMKIASRMRQLLYQANLKWSVGGMLLGSAVCFVVPAYLINLRTQSVLFGLLVGFFLSFAPFAFLLYKRNQRFHKFEQGLPEALDMMVTALRAGHSLVSSLGLVSRECPDPVGTEFRICFDEQNYGLELRTAMANLVTRVPLQDLKIVTTGILIQKESGGNLAEVLDKAAQLIRERFRLKQQVRVYTAQGRLTGWILSFLPLVLGVALYLVNPDTMSLLWKRPIGIKLLYTATGMTITGALIIRKIVNMEV, encoded by the coding sequence GTGGTTCTCTCGCTGCTTCTGCTGGCAGGCGGAACGAGCACCACGCAACAAGCCAAGCAAACGCTAGCGGCGCTCGAGTCGGCGCTAGCTACCGACACGTTAAATTCGCGCGATCAGATCGTGAATGTTCGGAAAGATGAACTATTCAGCGCCGTGCCGTGGATTCATCGCTGGCTACTGAAGATGAAGATCGCATCGCGCATGCGACAGCTGCTCTATCAAGCCAACCTCAAGTGGTCCGTTGGAGGCATGCTGCTCGGTTCTGCCGTCTGCTTTGTTGTCCCTGCCTATCTGATAAACCTGCGTACGCAAAGCGTCCTCTTTGGACTGCTCGTTGGCTTCTTCTTGAGCTTCGCGCCCTTTGCGTTCCTGCTCTACAAGCGCAACCAGCGCTTCCACAAATTTGAACAGGGCCTGCCAGAGGCGCTGGATATGATGGTGACCGCACTCCGTGCCGGTCATAGCCTTGTATCTTCCCTGGGTTTGGTTTCGCGTGAGTGTCCCGACCCGGTCGGCACCGAATTCCGCATTTGTTTCGACGAGCAAAACTATGGCCTGGAACTGAGAACGGCCATGGCGAACCTGGTCACACGTGTTCCTCTACAGGATCTGAAAATCGTCACTACCGGCATCCTGATTCAGAAGGAGAGCGGAGGAAATCTTGCCGAAGTGCTGGATAAGGCTGCCCAGCTGATTCGCGAGCGATTCCGTCTGAAACAACAGGTTCGCGTGTATACCGCACAGGGTCGCTTAACCGGATGGATTCTCTCTTTTCTGCCGCTCGTGCTCGGAGTAGCCCTGTATCTCGTGAACCCGGACACCATGAGCCTTTTGTGGAAGCGTCCGATTGGCATCAAGCTTCTCTATACCGCGACGGGCATGACGATCACCGGCGCTCTCATCATTCGCAAGATCGTCAACATGGAAGTTTGA